A single genomic interval of Nonomuraea rubra harbors:
- a CDS encoding carbohydrate ABC transporter permease, with amino-acid sequence MRTWWKTALGIVLVAVMLFPVYWMVNVSLTRTSDMRADPPHWFPWNPTFEGYAAAFGQQLPALATSLFIGLGTVVLTLAVSLPAGYALAKLRPRGGRAIDFLLLVAQMIPAVVMAMGFYAIYIRLGLLNTVPGLIVADSTLAVPFGVLLFRAFMAGIPGELLSAAQIDGATTWRTFRSIILPLSRNSVITVSLFTFLWAWSDFIFASTLNRNSDVIPITLGIFRYIGNNTTQWNSIMATAVIASIPAAFLLILAQRYIAAGVTAGAVKD; translated from the coding sequence ATGAGGACCTGGTGGAAGACCGCGCTCGGCATCGTCCTGGTGGCGGTGATGCTCTTCCCGGTCTACTGGATGGTCAACGTCTCGCTCACGAGGACGAGCGACATGCGGGCCGACCCGCCCCACTGGTTCCCCTGGAACCCCACGTTCGAGGGGTACGCCGCGGCGTTCGGCCAGCAACTGCCGGCCCTGGCCACCAGCCTGTTCATCGGGCTCGGCACGGTCGTGCTCACGCTGGCGGTGTCGCTGCCCGCCGGGTACGCGCTGGCCAAGCTGCGGCCGCGCGGCGGCCGGGCGATCGACTTCCTGCTGCTGGTCGCGCAGATGATCCCCGCGGTCGTCATGGCCATGGGCTTCTACGCGATCTACATCAGGCTGGGCCTGCTCAACACCGTTCCCGGGCTCATCGTGGCCGACTCGACGCTCGCCGTGCCGTTCGGGGTGCTGCTGTTCCGGGCGTTCATGGCGGGCATCCCGGGCGAGCTGCTGTCGGCGGCGCAGATCGACGGGGCGACGACGTGGCGGACGTTCCGCTCGATCATCCTGCCGCTGAGCCGCAACTCGGTGATCACCGTGTCGCTGTTCACGTTCCTGTGGGCGTGGTCGGACTTCATCTTCGCCTCCACGCTCAACCGCAACAGCGACGTCATCCCCATCACGCTCGGCATCTTCCGCTACATCGGCAACAACACCACCCAATGGAACTCGATCATGGCGACCGCCGTGATCGCG
- a CDS encoding carbohydrate ABC transporter permease, with protein sequence MASIRTAGALSRPAHRAARRPLRWTTLAFLAPLIVYLLLFYAYPLYRNIELSLHDYTPRAFIQGNPEFTGLENYATILSDDAFLHALGNTALFTLGSIAVQYALGLALAVFFHRSFRLSAVLRAMFLVPWLLPLIVSASTWSWMLNSDNGIVNAALQAFGIGQINWLTSPDTSLLAVTIANIWLGVPFNLVILYAGLQNIPATLYEAAGLDGANGWQRFWRITFPLLRPVSAITLLLGLIYTLKVVDIIWIMTRGGPADASTTLAIWSYREAFGTGQPDFSPAAAVGNLLILIAFAAGLVHVRLQRGEERT encoded by the coding sequence ATGGCTTCGATTCGCACGGCCGGGGCGCTCTCGCGCCCCGCGCACCGGGCGGCGCGGCGGCCCCTCCGGTGGACGACGCTGGCCTTCCTGGCGCCGCTGATCGTCTACCTGCTGCTGTTCTACGCCTATCCGCTCTACCGCAACATCGAGCTCAGCCTGCACGACTACACGCCCCGCGCCTTCATCCAGGGCAACCCGGAGTTCACCGGCCTGGAGAACTACGCCACGATCCTGTCCGACGACGCGTTCCTGCACGCGCTGGGCAACACGGCGCTGTTCACCCTGGGCTCCATCGCCGTGCAGTACGCGCTCGGCCTGGCCCTGGCGGTCTTCTTCCATCGCAGTTTCCGGCTGTCGGCGGTGCTGCGCGCGATGTTCCTGGTGCCGTGGCTGCTGCCGCTGATCGTCTCGGCCTCGACCTGGTCGTGGATGCTCAACAGCGACAACGGGATCGTCAACGCGGCCCTGCAGGCGTTCGGGATCGGCCAGATCAACTGGCTGACCTCGCCGGACACCTCGCTGCTGGCGGTCACGATCGCCAACATCTGGCTCGGCGTCCCGTTCAACCTGGTCATCCTGTACGCCGGGCTGCAGAACATCCCGGCCACCCTGTACGAGGCCGCCGGGCTGGACGGCGCCAACGGCTGGCAGCGGTTCTGGCGCATCACGTTCCCGCTGCTGCGGCCGGTGTCGGCGATCACGCTGCTGCTCGGCCTGATCTACACGCTCAAGGTCGTCGACATCATCTGGATCATGACCAGGGGCGGCCCGGCCGACGCCTCCACGACCCTGGCGATCTGGTCCTACCGGGAGGCGTTCGGCACCGGGCAGCCCGACTTCTCCCCCGCGGCGGCGGTCGGCAACCTGCTCATCCTCATCGCCTTCGCCGCCGGGCTCGTGCACGTGCGCCTGCAGCGCGGGGAGGAGCGGACATGA
- a CDS encoding sugar ABC transporter substrate-binding protein yields MNRTSAKAAVIGAAVLALAACASAPPQGGDTTAEAKGGAYTWWDPYPQHDASSAWAKRVGACGQQAGVTIERTAYDTTALTNQALLAGQEGNAPDVILLDNPAVSTLADAGMLTAMSDFGLEVNRFDKNLIAAGELDGKTYGIPIGANTLALYYNKKILDDAGVDPATIKDWASLNAALKKVKAAGKKPITFAAIGTEEGSFQFLPWFWGAGAQLTQLDSPQAVEALQLWSSWLKDGLAPNSVISNSQNTTWEEFLTGDFAFAENGTWQINSAAKADFPTGIVQIPGKDGGTAATPTGGEFITVPVQKDTKRYDVTKKILECMTTPEGLVETGTTFAYYIPSTADGQQAILAKEPDLKPWVAAVQSAKGRTSDNLGTKYPKISEALWTGVQKALSGAASPADALKDAQAQAQQAIGD; encoded by the coding sequence ATGAACCGTACGTCCGCGAAGGCCGCCGTGATCGGCGCCGCCGTTCTGGCCCTGGCCGCCTGCGCCTCCGCGCCGCCGCAGGGTGGCGACACCACCGCCGAGGCCAAGGGCGGCGCGTACACCTGGTGGGACCCGTACCCGCAGCACGACGCGAGCTCCGCGTGGGCCAAGCGGGTCGGCGCCTGCGGGCAGCAGGCCGGCGTCACCATCGAGCGCACCGCCTACGACACCACCGCCCTGACCAATCAGGCCCTGCTGGCCGGCCAGGAGGGCAACGCCCCCGACGTCATCCTCCTCGACAACCCGGCCGTCTCGACCCTGGCGGACGCCGGCATGCTGACCGCGATGTCCGACTTCGGCCTTGAGGTGAACCGGTTCGACAAGAACCTCATCGCCGCCGGCGAGCTGGACGGCAAGACGTACGGCATCCCCATCGGCGCCAACACCCTGGCGCTGTACTACAACAAGAAGATCCTCGACGACGCCGGCGTGGATCCCGCGACGATCAAGGACTGGGCGTCGCTGAACGCGGCGCTGAAGAAGGTCAAGGCCGCGGGCAAGAAGCCGATCACGTTCGCCGCGATCGGCACCGAGGAGGGCTCGTTCCAGTTCCTGCCCTGGTTCTGGGGCGCCGGCGCGCAGCTCACCCAGCTCGACTCGCCCCAGGCCGTCGAGGCCCTGCAGCTGTGGAGCTCCTGGCTCAAGGACGGCCTCGCACCGAACTCGGTGATCAGCAACTCCCAGAACACCACCTGGGAGGAGTTCCTGACCGGCGACTTCGCCTTCGCCGAGAACGGCACCTGGCAGATCAACAGCGCCGCCAAGGCGGACTTCCCGACCGGCATCGTGCAGATCCCCGGCAAGGACGGCGGGACCGCCGCCACGCCCACGGGCGGCGAGTTCATCACCGTCCCGGTGCAGAAGGACACCAAGCGGTACGACGTCACCAAGAAGATCCTCGAGTGCATGACCACGCCCGAGGGCCTGGTCGAGACCGGCACGACCTTCGCGTACTACATCCCCTCCACCGCCGACGGCCAGCAGGCCATCCTGGCCAAGGAGCCGGACCTGAAGCCGTGGGTGGCGGCCGTCCAGTCGGCCAAGGGCCGTACCAGCGACAACCTCGGCACCAAGTACCCGAAGATCTCCGAGGCCCTGTGGACCGGCGTGCAGAAGGCGCTGAGCGGCGCGGCGAGCCCGGCCGACGCGCTCAAGGACGCCCAGGCGCAGGCCCAGCAGGCCATCGGCGACTGA
- a CDS encoding LacI family DNA-binding transcriptional regulator yields MATIGDVAREAGVSRSTASYALSGKRRISTEVRQRVLAAAEALAYTPNAGARALATAQTKVLGLLAQFHEDEFAPAMMQYILGVTNTARDLGYDTLMVTEADGVRALRRVTDSRMVDGVVLMNIAQDDARLPILRAAPQPGALVGLPGDCSGLDVFDLDFEEAGRVMVDHLHRLGHRELILISQPEHVVERGGAYVWRLRDAALERARRLGVTLHAVYGESRQPAVGRLLNQLLDAHPEATGLLINNEAAAAALPSVTYARGLRVPEDLSVIGRYSADFAATFSLPYSHIESAPDRLGAMAVRQLVRRVESQAAREEPFVVRFISPELVSLGSTAPPLPR; encoded by the coding sequence GTGGCGACGATCGGGGACGTGGCCCGGGAAGCCGGGGTCAGCCGCAGCACGGCGTCGTACGCGCTGTCGGGCAAGCGGCGCATCTCGACGGAGGTCCGGCAGCGGGTGCTGGCGGCGGCCGAGGCCCTGGCGTACACGCCGAACGCGGGCGCCCGCGCGCTGGCCACCGCCCAGACCAAGGTGCTCGGCCTGCTCGCCCAGTTCCACGAGGACGAGTTCGCGCCCGCGATGATGCAGTACATCCTGGGCGTCACGAACACCGCCCGCGACCTGGGCTACGACACCCTGATGGTCACCGAGGCCGACGGGGTGCGGGCGCTGCGCCGCGTCACCGACTCGCGGATGGTGGACGGCGTGGTGCTCATGAACATCGCCCAGGACGACGCCCGCCTGCCCATCCTGCGGGCCGCGCCGCAGCCGGGCGCGCTGGTGGGCCTGCCCGGCGACTGCTCGGGGCTGGACGTGTTCGACCTCGACTTCGAGGAGGCCGGCCGGGTCATGGTCGATCACCTGCACCGGCTCGGCCACCGCGAGCTCATCCTCATCTCCCAGCCAGAGCACGTGGTGGAGCGGGGCGGCGCGTACGTCTGGCGCCTGCGCGACGCCGCGCTCGAACGGGCCCGCCGGCTCGGCGTCACCCTGCACGCCGTCTACGGCGAGTCCCGGCAGCCGGCCGTGGGACGCCTGCTCAACCAGCTGCTCGACGCCCACCCGGAAGCCACCGGCCTGCTGATCAACAACGAGGCGGCCGCGGCGGCGCTGCCCTCCGTCACCTACGCGCGAGGGCTGCGGGTGCCCGAGGACCTGTCGGTCATCGGGCGCTACTCCGCCGACTTCGCCGCGACCTTCTCCCTGCCCTACTCCCACATCGAGAGCGCACCCGACCGCCTGGGCGCCATGGCGGTGCGCCAGCTCGTCCGCCGCGTGGAGTCCCAGGCGGCGCGCGAGGAGCCGTTCGTCGTGCGCTTCATCTCCCCCGAGCTGGTCTCGCTCGGCAGCACCGCACCCCCACTCCCCCGCTGA
- a CDS encoding RNA polymerase sigma factor, which yields MSDVEEAITRAHHDEWARVVAALTRRFGDLDLAEESAAEAFATAVERWRADGVPPNPGAWLTTTAGRKAIDRIRRESKRGDKHREALMTYDDPPEPAGAIDDDRLRLIFTCCHPALAMEARVALTLRLVGGLTVPEIARAFLVQRTAMEQRITRAKGKIKAARIPYRMPSADDLPARVSGVLAVLFLVFNEGYLASGPGTDPVRPGLTAEAIRLTRLIRALLPQDGEVAGLLALMLLIEARRTARVSANGELVALDEQDRGAWDAGLIAEGHRLVRERLAAAAAGVAPGRYQILAAINAVHTSARDIRDTDWSQILALYDQLVRLDPSPIIALNRAVAVAELDGPEVALAIVDRLAEALDGYHAYHATRADLLRRLGRSRQSRAAYDRAIELAGNTGETAYLTRRRDQLQ from the coding sequence GTGAGCGACGTCGAGGAGGCGATCACCCGGGCCCACCACGACGAGTGGGCGCGGGTGGTGGCCGCGCTGACCAGGCGTTTCGGTGACCTCGACCTCGCCGAGGAGTCGGCTGCCGAGGCGTTCGCGACCGCCGTGGAGCGGTGGCGGGCCGACGGCGTGCCGCCGAATCCCGGCGCCTGGCTGACCACCACCGCGGGCCGCAAGGCCATCGACCGGATCCGGCGGGAGAGCAAGCGCGGCGACAAGCACAGGGAGGCTCTGATGACGTACGACGACCCGCCCGAGCCTGCCGGTGCCATCGACGACGACCGGCTCCGGCTGATCTTCACCTGCTGTCACCCGGCGCTGGCGATGGAGGCCCGCGTGGCGCTGACGCTGCGCCTGGTCGGGGGCCTGACCGTGCCCGAGATCGCCCGGGCCTTCCTGGTGCAGCGAACCGCCATGGAGCAGCGCATCACCCGCGCCAAGGGCAAGATCAAGGCCGCTCGCATCCCCTACCGGATGCCGTCCGCCGACGATCTGCCGGCTCGGGTCTCCGGCGTGCTGGCCGTCCTGTTCCTCGTCTTCAACGAGGGCTACCTGGCCAGCGGCCCCGGCACCGATCCCGTACGGCCCGGCCTGACCGCCGAGGCGATCCGGCTCACCCGCCTGATCCGCGCGCTGCTGCCGCAGGACGGGGAGGTGGCCGGGCTGCTGGCGCTGATGCTGCTCATCGAGGCCCGCCGCACCGCCCGGGTCTCGGCGAACGGCGAGCTGGTCGCGCTCGACGAGCAGGACCGCGGGGCCTGGGACGCGGGCCTGATCGCCGAGGGTCATCGGCTGGTGCGCGAGCGCCTGGCCGCCGCCGCTGCCGGGGTGGCTCCGGGGCGTTACCAGATCCTCGCCGCGATCAACGCGGTGCACACCTCCGCCCGCGACATCCGCGACACCGACTGGTCGCAGATCCTCGCCCTCTACGACCAGCTCGTCCGCCTCGACCCCTCGCCGATCATCGCCCTCAACCGGGCCGTCGCCGTGGCCGAGCTCGACGGCCCGGAGGTGGCGCTGGCCATCGTCGACCGCCTCGCCGAGGCGTTGGACGGCTATCACGCCTACCACGCCACCCGCGCCGACCTGCTGCGCCGGCTGGGCCGGAGCCGGCAGTCACGCGCCGCCTACGACCGGGCCATCGAGCTGGCCGGCAACACCGGCGAGACCGCCTACCTCACCCGCCGCCGCGACCAACTCCAGTAA
- a CDS encoding YciI family protein — MRYLVSVIDDKDDPGSTDRQPGISAFNERLIAEGYWVFAGGLADTGTATVVDNRGEQAVFTDGPFVESKEYLAGVWVWEAPDLDVALKLAAEASKVCDRKIEVRPFL, encoded by the coding sequence ATGCGGTACCTGGTCTCCGTGATCGACGACAAGGACGATCCCGGCAGCACGGACAGGCAGCCTGGCATCAGCGCGTTCAACGAACGGCTGATCGCCGAGGGCTACTGGGTCTTCGCGGGCGGGCTCGCGGACACCGGCACGGCCACGGTCGTCGACAACCGGGGCGAGCAGGCGGTGTTCACCGACGGGCCGTTCGTGGAGTCGAAGGAGTATCTCGCGGGCGTCTGGGTGTGGGAGGCGCCCGATCTGGACGTGGCGCTCAAGCTCGCCGCCGAGGCGTCGAAGGTCTGCGACCGGAAGATCGAGGTGCGGCCGTTCCTGTGA
- a CDS encoding ADP-ribosylglycohydrolase family protein: MTTLLDRIHGSLAAACIADALGAPTEERSIPEIRRLFGQRVESFHAPLPDAPYAAGRGPAQITDDSSQMLLLAEAFIANGGEVTPEVMAGLLIAWSGNPDYFPHFAGPTTRHAIERLKAGDDPWDVGKAGNIMSQGASNGGAMRVAPAGLVHPGDVEGAVRAAHLTCVPSHHTNIGVAGAAAIAAATAAACVDGADLFHVVRAARHGAELGERLGSEQGRHVPGPSVAQRIDLAVTLAVQSRDLDDAIERIATVIGTGLPAAEACPAAIGLLVAAGGDPFTTAVAAATAGGDSDTVGCMAAAIAGALHGIDAVPAEALARVEQANRLDLAGVATRLTAVARPLPGQNAAAQG; encoded by the coding sequence ATGACCACACTGCTGGACCGCATCCACGGCAGCCTGGCCGCCGCCTGCATCGCCGACGCGCTCGGCGCCCCCACGGAAGAACGTTCCATCCCGGAGATCCGCCGGCTGTTCGGGCAGCGCGTCGAGAGCTTCCACGCGCCGCTGCCCGACGCGCCGTACGCGGCCGGGCGCGGGCCGGCCCAGATCACCGACGACTCCAGCCAGATGCTGCTGCTGGCCGAGGCGTTCATCGCCAACGGCGGGGAGGTCACCCCCGAGGTCATGGCCGGCCTGCTCATCGCCTGGTCCGGCAACCCCGACTACTTCCCGCACTTCGCCGGCCCCACCACGCGCCACGCGATCGAACGCCTCAAGGCCGGCGACGACCCCTGGGACGTGGGCAAGGCCGGGAACATCATGAGCCAGGGAGCCAGCAACGGCGGCGCCATGCGGGTCGCCCCCGCCGGCCTGGTGCACCCGGGCGACGTCGAGGGCGCCGTCCGCGCCGCGCACCTGACCTGCGTGCCCAGCCACCACACGAACATCGGCGTCGCCGGGGCCGCGGCCATCGCCGCCGCCACCGCCGCGGCCTGCGTGGACGGCGCCGACCTGTTCCACGTCGTCCGGGCGGCACGGCACGGCGCGGAGCTCGGCGAGCGCCTGGGCTCCGAGCAGGGCCGGCACGTGCCCGGACCGTCGGTCGCCCAGCGGATCGACCTCGCGGTCACCCTCGCCGTCCAGTCCCGCGACCTGGACGACGCCATCGAACGGATCGCCACCGTCATCGGCACCGGCCTGCCCGCCGCGGAGGCCTGCCCCGCGGCCATCGGCCTGCTGGTGGCGGCCGGTGGCGACCCGTTCACCACAGCGGTCGCGGCGGCCACCGCGGGCGGCGACTCCGACACGGTCGGCTGCATGGCGGCGGCCATCGCGGGCGCGCTCCACGGCATCGACGCCGTACCCGCGGAGGCCCTCGCCCGGGTCGAGCAGGCCAACCGGCTCGACCTGGCCGGCGTGGCGACCCGCCTGACCGCCGTCGCCCGCCCGCTGCCCGGGCAGAACGCCGCGGCCCAGGGCTGA
- a CDS encoding carbohydrate kinase family protein, which produces MTTSSARSVDVLAVGDASVDYFVRVPHIAVADDKAIGRLVGVHGGGMSANLAAAASFAGARAALATAVGSDEPGRQALERLAAHGVDVSASIAVPGGHTWFCVIQLDATGEKSLVGAVTEVKIPAVDQISDDLLRTARVVAPLADDLGWATGLARRARAAGAKVAVDLEPGAVAGRWDQVRALARLSDLVFCNQGTVRVLAGGDPVRCAELLISAGAGAVVVTRGRDGALCFGPEESWSARGPRLDVVDTTGAGDALAGAFTGSWIRGRSLADSLRAGVAAASLCVSHLGSRAYLDAGTGIETLARDVTLDAAPHPQGIR; this is translated from the coding sequence ATGACGACCTCCAGCGCCCGGAGCGTGGACGTGCTGGCGGTGGGAGACGCCAGCGTGGACTACTTCGTACGGGTTCCGCACATCGCGGTGGCCGACGACAAGGCGATCGGCCGGCTGGTCGGCGTGCACGGCGGCGGCATGAGCGCCAACCTGGCCGCCGCCGCGAGCTTCGCCGGAGCCCGGGCCGCGCTGGCCACCGCGGTGGGCTCGGACGAGCCCGGCCGCCAGGCCCTGGAACGGCTCGCCGCCCACGGCGTGGACGTCTCCGCCAGCATCGCCGTACCCGGCGGGCACACCTGGTTCTGCGTGATCCAGCTCGACGCCACCGGCGAGAAGTCCCTCGTCGGCGCCGTGACCGAGGTGAAGATCCCGGCCGTCGACCAGATCTCCGACGACCTGCTCCGCACGGCGCGGGTCGTCGCGCCCCTCGCCGACGACCTCGGCTGGGCGACCGGCCTGGCCCGGCGGGCCCGGGCGGCGGGCGCGAAGGTGGCCGTCGACCTGGAGCCCGGCGCGGTCGCCGGCCGGTGGGATCAGGTGCGCGCGCTCGCCCGCCTCAGCGACCTCGTCTTCTGCAACCAGGGAACGGTCCGCGTGCTCGCCGGCGGCGACCCGGTGCGCTGCGCCGAGCTCCTGATCTCCGCCGGTGCCGGTGCCGTCGTGGTGACCAGGGGGCGCGACGGCGCCCTGTGCTTCGGCCCCGAGGAGAGCTGGTCCGCGCGCGGGCCGCGGCTCGACGTCGTGGACACCACCGGCGCGGGCGACGCGCTGGCCGGGGCGTTCACCGGATCCTGGATCCGCGGGCGTTCCCTCGCCGACAGCCTGCGCGCCGGCGTCGCCGCAGCCTCCCTGTGCGTCAGCCATCTCGGCTCACGCGCCTACCTCGATGCCGGGACCGGCATCGAGACCCTCGCGCGGGACGTCACCCTCGACGCCGCGCCTCATCCCCAAGGAATCCGATGA
- a CDS encoding ABC transporter permease produces the protein MTTTAVARRSLRERVSDRRVFLAVLVVALGAVMSLLSPYFLQVGNLLAMTQYGAVIGLLALGQAFVILGGRGGIDLSVGSVLSLSGIVMGLLAQNLGLSPWLAALAAVAFGGLLGSVNGLLIARLGLPPLIVTLSTLFLYGALAQVLTGGGQLGGFDGQGFAALGQSAILGVPTQVLLILAPMFALAIWAQNRTAFGRRLHQAGTGDRAAGLAGIDVNRLRFRLYVLSGSLAALGAVVTNAWLLTARPSAGTGMELQAITIAVLGGIDIFGGRGHLSGVLLALTVVVVLSWGLQLAQVGNSVQTGILGLVLVGAALLNNLLSRKATG, from the coding sequence ATGACAACCACCGCCGTGGCCAGGCGATCGCTGCGTGAGCGCGTGAGCGACCGCAGGGTGTTCCTCGCCGTCCTCGTCGTCGCGCTCGGCGCGGTGATGAGCCTGCTGTCGCCGTACTTCCTCCAGGTGGGCAACCTGCTCGCGATGACCCAGTACGGCGCGGTCATCGGCCTGCTGGCCCTCGGCCAGGCGTTCGTCATCCTCGGCGGCCGGGGCGGCATCGACCTGTCCGTGGGATCGGTGCTGAGCCTGTCGGGGATCGTCATGGGCCTGCTCGCGCAGAACCTCGGGCTCAGCCCGTGGCTGGCCGCGCTGGCGGCCGTCGCCTTCGGCGGCCTGCTCGGCTCCGTCAACGGCCTCCTGATCGCCCGGCTCGGCCTGCCCCCGCTCATCGTCACGCTGAGCACGCTCTTCCTGTACGGCGCGCTCGCCCAGGTGCTGACCGGCGGAGGCCAGCTCGGCGGGTTCGACGGCCAGGGCTTCGCGGCACTCGGGCAGAGCGCCATCCTCGGCGTGCCCACCCAGGTCCTCCTGATCCTGGCCCCGATGTTCGCCCTGGCCATCTGGGCCCAGAACCGCACGGCGTTCGGCCGCCGCCTGCACCAGGCCGGCACCGGCGACCGGGCCGCCGGCCTGGCCGGGATCGACGTGAACAGGCTGCGGTTCCGGCTCTACGTGCTGTCGGGATCGCTGGCCGCGCTCGGCGCCGTGGTGACCAACGCCTGGCTGCTCACCGCCAGGCCCAGCGCGGGCACCGGCATGGAGCTCCAGGCGATCACCATCGCGGTGCTCGGCGGCATCGACATCTTCGGCGGGCGCGGGCACCTCAGCGGGGTCCTGCTGGCGCTCACGGTCGTGGTGGTCCTGTCCTGGGGGCTGCAGCTCGCGCAGGTCGGCAACTCCGTGCAGACCGGCATCCTCGGCCTGGTCCTGGTCGGCGCCGCTCTGCTGAACAATCTCCTCAGCAGGAAGGCCACCGGATGA
- a CDS encoding ABC transporter permease, with product MTTTTLSPAAAPSARVLTLLRDALLPILLVAEVIFFGLAAPDFLSASNLANVVINSADLALLAAGMTLVVLLAGIDVSVGPMLGVVAWVGATLFVAGLPPVLVVLASVLLGGLLGAINAGLIVGGRISPIIATLGTAAVFKTVLFVLWDSTDVFAGPVVPFLGPARAAGVPLVGLVVLVMFGIFAYVLRRRVFGRRLFAIGNDAQGARLLGVPVGRTSFAAYVLVGALVGLAALIYVGRVGVVQATAGQELTLPAIAAVVVGGTSILGGEGGVLRTLGGLVFIALLQNGVVLMGVPPLWNGVLVGLAVALAVAFDVLTRRSLDKRIGAQK from the coding sequence ATGACCACGACCACGCTGTCCCCCGCGGCGGCGCCCTCGGCCCGCGTGCTGACCCTGCTGCGCGACGCCCTGCTGCCGATCCTGCTCGTCGCCGAGGTGATCTTCTTCGGCCTCGCGGCCCCCGACTTCCTGTCCGCCTCCAACCTCGCCAACGTCGTGATCAACTCGGCCGACCTGGCGCTGCTGGCGGCCGGGATGACCCTGGTCGTCCTGCTGGCCGGGATCGACGTGTCGGTCGGCCCGATGCTGGGCGTGGTCGCCTGGGTCGGCGCCACGCTCTTCGTCGCCGGCCTGCCGCCGGTGCTCGTGGTGCTGGCCTCGGTGCTGCTCGGCGGGCTGCTCGGCGCGATCAACGCCGGGCTGATCGTCGGCGGGCGGATCTCCCCCATCATCGCCACCCTCGGTACGGCCGCCGTCTTCAAGACGGTGCTGTTCGTCCTGTGGGACAGCACCGACGTCTTCGCCGGCCCGGTGGTGCCCTTCCTCGGGCCCGCGCGGGCCGCCGGGGTGCCCCTCGTCGGCCTGGTCGTGCTGGTGATGTTCGGGATCTTCGCCTACGTGCTGCGGCGCCGCGTGTTCGGCCGGCGGCTGTTCGCCATCGGCAACGACGCGCAGGGCGCCCGGCTGCTGGGCGTGCCCGTCGGCCGCACCTCGTTCGCGGCGTACGTGCTCGTGGGCGCCCTCGTCGGCCTCGCGGCCCTCATCTACGTGGGCCGGGTGGGCGTCGTGCAGGCCACGGCCGGCCAGGAGCTGACCCTGCCCGCCATCGCCGCCGTGGTCGTCGGCGGCACCAGCATCCTGGGCGGCGAGGGCGGCGTGCTGCGCACCCTCGGCGGCCTGGTCTTCATCGCGCTGCTGCAGAACGGAGTCGTGCTGATGGGCGTTCCCCCGCTGTGGAACGGGGTGCTGGTCGGGCTGGCCGTCGCACTCGCGGTGGCCTTCGACGTCCTGACCCGGCGCAGCCTCGACAAGCGGATCGGAGCACAGAAATGA